DNA from Desulfobotulus pelophilus:
CCGTTGGAAGGGAAGGCTAGGATGGAAGAAAAAAAAGGATTGCGTGTGGGTTTTGTGGGAGACTCCATTCTGTACGGATGGGCTGTTGCCCCGGAAGCGGCATGCTGGCGGGTATTCCAGGAGCTGGCAGGCATGAATGTGGTTTGTGATGGGGACGTCAATCCTCTGGCTCTTCCCGGTGGAACCTTGCCGGATCTTGTTACCCGCACGCCTCGGCTTGTGGCCCGGTACGGGCCTCAGCTTGTTTTTGTCTGCGCGGGAGCCAATCATTATGATGGTGATGGTACTCTGAGCTGGCCCTATGGCATGACGGAGGCAGAGTTGTTCCGGTTGTTTTACCGGCTTTTTGCTGATCTCACCCATGCGGGATGCAAGGTAGTATGGCTGGGCTTGCCCCCTTTTGAAGCCTGCGGTACGGATCAGGAAATCCCAAGAAATCTGTCACAAAGGATTGCCGGGTTCTGTGCCGATCAGATATGGGATAGCTGCTATGTTACGGATTGCATGATGCGGGATCCTTCCTGGAATGCGGGAGGAGGACGTTTTTATGATAATCTTGCCATGGATATCCATCCGAATACGGCAGGACAGGTTTGCATTGCGGAATGCTGTGCCGCCTGGTTGCGCCAGCAGAATGGGCTGTCGTGGTAACAGGAGAATGCTGTTGTGAACAGGAGGAAGAATGAAAAAGAAAGCGTTCCTGATACCGGGTGCTGCTTTTCTGTCGATACTGATGGGGCTAGCTGTTCTTTCTGTGTATGAACGCCGGAAGGCCGGAGAAGATTTCCGGCCTGAAATCATCATCGGTCGGGTTGCCCTGCCGGATTTATCCCTGTACCAGGGAGGAGAAAGCCTGGAGGTTCTTTTTGCCCGTGAAGGTTTGGGTAGTATGCAGGACAGTCGTTCGCCCTTGCCTCCGTCTGCAGGAGAGATATCTCTGGAATTGCCTGATTTTTCGGCTTATACGGATGTAAAAGAAAAAAAGAAAGCTTTTTTTCAATTCCTGCGCCCCATTGTGGAGCAGGAAAACTGGGCTGTTTTGAAAGAACGGGCCCGGGTTCTGGTCTTGTGGCAGCAGTTCCAGGAAAACAGGACTTTATCTGAAAAGGGACTTGAGCAACTGGAAACTCTGAGGGACAGGTACCGCGTGGAGGCTGCTCCCGAAGAAGGGGCTGCTTTTTTCAGGGAAATGCTCATGCGCATAGATGCCGTGCCTGTGCCTCTGGCACTGATTCAGGCTGCCAAGGAATCTGGCTGGGGAAGTTCCCATTTTGCGAGGGAAGGCAATAATCTTTTCGGCCAGTGGTGTTTTGAAAAGGGTTGCGGCATGGTTCCCAGGATGAGACCGGAAGGGGCTATCCATGAGGTGCAGATCTTCGGAGATGTGGCAGAGGCTGTCCGGGCCTATCTCTGGAATCTGAATACCCACAGCGCCTATGAGGAGGTCCGGATGCGTCGTTACCGGATGCGTATGGAGAAAAAGGAACTTGATGGCCGATTTCTGGCGGGTGGTCTGGAGAAATATTCGGAACGGGGCATGGAATATGTAAGAATTCTTCGCCGAATGATCCGGGCCAATGAAAGTTTCATGGGTTTTGACAGGCCGGATGTCTGAGGAAGTCTGTTCCCAGCTGCAGAAGATTCGTTTTTTTGCTGCCGTAAAGAAGAAGATGTTTTTTTGTCATCAGGACAGAAGTGTTCAGGAAGCGCTGGTAAGATCATGCAGCCATTAATCCCCGGAGTCTGATTCGGGAAGGACCCATGAGTAGGTATACCAGAACCATTCCGATCCATCTTTAGACGGGGCTGTTATCGTATAGAGTGTGCGTCTCGGATTCAGTCTGTCGCTGGCGCGAACCCTTAGTGTCAGGCCGTCCGGACGGTTTTCCTTTTCTATGGTGCAGTTTTTTTGGCCGCTGACAAAGCATTGCAGGCCATCGGTGCGGATTCTGTCATTTTGGATGGAAAGGGTGAGAACAGGCGGATTGTCTCCTGTGATAAGGGGCGTTGTGGGGCTTGCCTTGACCACACCAAGGGCATTCATTCGTATTTTTTCCGTGAAACCTGTGATTGTTCCATAGGTGAGATTCATGGGAAAGCGGGGCAGTGCAAAACGATTGCTTCCGGCAAAGACGACCCCGGACCGCTGGGCTGCGGCAGCCCGATAACCGTGTTTTTTCAGAATGTTCATCATCTCTTCGGTGTATTCCCCAAAGGGATAGGCGTAAAGGTCGGGAATGTTTGTAAGGTGTTGTTTAAATATTTCGTGGGATTGGGTGAGATCGGCTTCAAAGGCATTGGCAATTTTTTCTGTCGGATGGTTCAGAAAATAGTCGTGGGAGTGGGAGTGATTACCGATTTCAAAACCTTTGTTCTGTAGTTGCCGGATTTGTTCCCAGTTGAGGTAGTTCCTGCCGCCCACATACCGGGTGGCGATAAAAAGGGTGGCAGGATAGCCGTATTTTTCCAGAAGTGGCAGGCCATGCTCCCATACGGAAAGGTACCCGTCGTCAATGGTGATGCAAGCCGTCTTTTGGGGCAGGTTATGCCCGGCATCCAGACGCTGCAGAGCTTCTCCCAGGGTGATTACGGTGTAGCGGTTGGCTTTCAGGTAGGCAAGGTGCTCCTGAAATTGTGTTGTGGATACACTGGTAGAGGGGTACTGGTTCTCCATACCGAAATGGTGATACATGAAAATTCGTATCTGCGGGTCTGCATTTCTTTCGGAAACAACCGTTTCCGGAGAATTCGCCCATGCCGGTCCGTTGAGAAAAAAAAGCATCAGAATGATAGGCAGCCATGTCTTCTGGTTCATCCGGGCCTCCTTTGAGATACGTCAGCTATGATCCTGCCAGTGTAATGATAGGCCCTTGTCTGCCGCAAGCTTTTTTGGGTCTCGCTGACCGATAGCCCTGTGCTGTCGGTTCTTTGTAACAGAAAAGAGAGCAGGTATTTTGTGTGTGTATGCTGGTATGCCGCATACTCGGTCCATAAGAAGGTTCTTCAGTCTTTGATAAAAACTAAAAAGAATTTATGGCAGCCGAAGTCGTTGGCAGGTATTGGAAAAAGACATATGGAATTGCCATAATCTGGCAGGCAGTAAAGATGCAGGGAGTGGGTTCCAAAGCAACCGTTTTTTAAAAGAGGTTACTCTATCCGTTGACCCTGCCTAAAAAAACAGATCCTGAAAGCCTGTATCTGGCTTTTAGGATCTGTAGGGATTTCAAATGGTACCGGAGGAGAGACTCGAACTCTCAAGGGCATAAGCCCGGCGGATTTTGAGTCCGCTGCGTCTACCAATTCCACCACTCCGGCATCTGAGTTGCATTTTTTAGAGCAAAGCCTTTTTTTTGTCAATGACTTTAGCATTTTCCCGCAAGCGCCCGGAAAATTTTATCCGCAGAGAGGGCTCCCTCCCTCAGAATAAGGGGGGGGGAAGATGTGGCATCCACCACTGTGGACCCCGGACCTCCGTGGAGGATACCGGCGTCGAGTACGCAATCGGCGGTTGTGATCAGTTCCGGGGAGAGATCCTGCAGAGAGGATACGCCGGGCTGGCCGGAAAGATTGGCACTGGTTCCAGTGATAGGTCCTCCTGCAGCGCGGACAAGGGCTGCTGCCACGGGATGTTCCGGTATGCGGATACCGATTTTGCCCGTTCCTGCGGTAAGGCCTGCCGGAAGATGGCTCTTGGCTTTTAGTACCAGAGTGAGCCGTCCCGGCCAGAAAGATTTCATAAGCAGGCTGGCTTCGTCGGAGACATCTTTCACGTGGGACATCACCGATGCAAGATCGGCGGCCAGAATGAGCAGGGGATTATTTCCCGGCCTGCCTTTAGCCTTGAAGACCTTTTCTATGGCCATGGGGCGGAGAGCATCCACGCCCATGCCATACAGGCAGAAGGTGGGAAAGATTACAAGCCCTCCTGCCCGGATGCGGAGGGCTGCCTGTTCTATTTCTGCCGCACTGGGATGATACGAATTACCACAATGCGGCCCGTTCGGTAGTAAGGGTATATCAGGGGACAAGGGTTCTGGCCTTTTCTTCAACTTTGTCTGCCATTTCTTTTTTGAAGGCCGTAAGTTTTGCGGCCAGTTCCGCGTCGGCAATGGCCAGCATCTGTACGGCCAGAATGCCCGCATTGTACGCTCCTGGTTTGCCGATGGCTACGGTGGCCACGGGGACTCCGGGGGGCATCTGTACTGTGGACAGGAGGGCATCCAGGCCCTGCAGGGCAGAGGAGTCAATGGGAACTCCGATGATGGGCAAGGTGGTCCCTGCAGCCATGGCACCTGCGAGGTGGGCGGCATGGCCTGCACCGGCAATGATAACGCCCATCCCTTTTTCCCGGGCAGAGGATGCAAAGAGGGCCGCTTTTTCGGGGGTTCTGTGGGCAGAAGCAATGGTCATCTCATAAGGGACATCAAATTTTTTGAGTACGCTTACCACTTCCATCATGACTGGAAGGTCGGAGTCGCTGCCCATGACAATGCCCACTCTGGGAGCACGGTCCTGTTTTTCAATGGCTTTCATGGCAATATCCTTTCGATAATGACAGTTGGTAAATGAAATACGGGAAACGGCTCTGTAGGCATTGGCTGCAGCCTGCTCCACACTATCTCCCAGAGAAGTGACACCCAGAACCCGTCCACCGCTGGAGACAACGGCACCCTGACCCGTGGTGGTGCCCGCATGGAAAACCACCGTATCCGGAAGCGATGCCGCCTCTCCAAGACCCCGAATGATTTCTCCTCTGGTATAGCTGCCCGGATAACCGCCTGCTGCCATGACCACACAGACGGCAGCTCTGGGGTCCACCTTCAGGGAGCAGGTGTGCAGGCGTTCTTCCACCACGGCTTCCATGAGTGTAATGATGTCGGACTGAATGCGCATCATGAGGGGCTGGGTTTCGGGATCGCCGAAGCGGGCGTTGAACTCCAGTACTCTGATCTGATCTCTGTGGATCATCATTCCCGCATAGAGGACTCCCTTGAACGGGCGGCCTTCCGCAGCCATGGCTCTGACGGCGGGTTCCAGTACTTCTTTTGTTATTTTACGCTGCATAAAAAGATCCACCACGGGTGCAGGGGAATAGGCACCCATGCCACCGGTGTTGGGGCCTTTATCATCGTCATAAACCGCTTTATGATCCTGAGAAGAAGGGAGGATCAGGATGCTTTTTCCGTCCGTCAGAGCGATGATGGAAGCTTCTTCGCCTTCCAGTCTTTCTTCCACAAGGATGGTGGTACCTGCTTCACCAAAGGCTTTTTCTCCGAGCATGTTCTGTATGGCTTTTTCTGCTTCCTCCATATGGAAACAGACGACAACCCCTTTACCTGCTGCGAGACCGTCGGCCTTGATGACAACCTGGCCATTCAGGCTGCGGGCAAAGGTCAGTGCCTGATTTTTATCCGTAAAACTTTGTCCCTTTGCCGTAGGGATGCCGTAACGGACCATGATATTTTTGGCAAAGGCCTTAGAGGCTTCAAGCTCTGCTGCTTTTGCCGAAGGGCCGAATATTTTGAGGCCAGCAGCCTCAAAAGCATCCACAATACCTGCGGCAAGAGGCACTTCGGGACCAACAACGGTAAGGTCAATGGCATGGGAAAGGGCAAAACTTTTTAATTCATCAATGGCATCGGCGGCAATGTCCACGCACTCGGCCAGACCGGCTATGCCGGGATTTCCTGGAGCGCAGTAAATTTTCCGGACTCTGGAACTCTGGCTGATTTTCCAGATAAGGGCGTGTTCTCTGCCGCCACCCCCCACAACAAGTATATTCATGACGTCTCCTTATGGACCGGTTTTTCGTATAAAAAAGCTCTGGTTTGCACCAGAGCCGAACAGGACAGAGAGATGGGTTCTCTGTCTTCTTTTTTCTTCAAGAAACTATAACGGGTTCTTTTTTAACCGTAACTGGATAAGGCCGTCAATCAATTTCGAAAAGGAAATGCCCGCCGTTTTTGCGGCAAGGGGAAGAAGGCTGGTAGGGGTCATGCCGGGCAGAGTATTGGTTTCAAGGATGAACAGTTCCTTGTCATTTTTTAAAATGAAATCTGACCGGCTGTAGCCTTCGCAATAAAGGGTTTTATGGGCCAGGATAGCTGCGTTTTGTATCTCGCAGGTCAGTGCCTCCGGAATGGGTGCCGGACAGATTTCTTCTGTGGCACCGGGGGTGTATTTGGCGGCGTAATCGAAAAACTGGAATTGCTTGCCGGGTTTGATTTCAATGACGGGCAAGGCTTGAACAGGCTCATAGCCCCATACGGCACAGGTCATTTCCCGTCCTTTGATATACGGTTCCGCAATGCCGGATGGTCCGCAGGAAAGGCAGATCAAGCAGGCTTTTTGAATGTCTTCTTTGTGGTGAACAATGCTCATGCCGAGACTGGAGCCGCCATGGGCTGGTTTGATAACCAGAGGAAGCCCGATCTGCTGAAGCAGTTCTTCTGCCAGTTTCGAGCTGTAGGCTTCAAAAGTTAGCCATGGAGGTGTCGTCAGTCCGTTGCAGGCAAAGGCGTGTTTGGCAGCAAGCTTGTTGCAGGCCATGGCACTGCCAAGAACACCAGACCCCTGATAGGGGATATCCAGGAGATCCAGAAGTCCCTGAAGTCTGCCATCTTCACCATTCTCGCCGTGTACCACCAGAAAGGCAAAATCAATGGATTGTCTGTCTTTGACAAGTTGGTCGATATCTTTGGCCGCATCATAACGGGTGACAGAATAGGCCTGGGGATCAAGGGCTTCTTCGACGGCTTTGGCACCGGCAAGGGCAACGTCCCTTTCGTTAGAAGAGCCACCGGTAATGAGAGCTAGCTGGCATTGTTTCATGGTCTGCTAAGATTCCTTCTACTTTCCGGTTCTTGAATAGAGATGTCCATAATATCCCTTTCTCCAGAGAGTCCGGAGCCTAGGGATTCGGGAAGGACTCTGTCTGCATTCCGGAAAATCTGTTGTTTGGCCATTTCATATTCTTCACGGGTGATCAGCTCATTTTCATACATACGGCCAAGTTCCGTAAGCTGTTTTACCTGAAGGCCTTCGGGGGATTCCAGCTGAATCATACCCGGTGCCTGACGGTTTTTTTTCTCTCCCATGCGTAGGGCGGCAAAACCTCCCAGTAGGCTTATCTCCACATTTCTGCCTGCAAACTCCGGGAGAGCCAACATTTCTTTGAGGGAGCGTTTTTCTTCCCTCATGCGGCGGAGAAAGTAATAGCCAGTTCCGAATACAGCAAGTAGCCCGGCCAGAAAAATCCATGTCATATAATGAACGATGCCGCGGAAAAAAAGTACGAGCAGCCCTAGAACAGCCACAAGCATGACGTTGAGCAGTACAATACCGTAGGCCATGAATATGCTGCTGGCAATA
Protein-coding regions in this window:
- a CDS encoding SGNH/GDSL hydrolase family protein; the protein is MEEKKGLRVGFVGDSILYGWAVAPEAACWRVFQELAGMNVVCDGDVNPLALPGGTLPDLVTRTPRLVARYGPQLVFVCAGANHYDGDGTLSWPYGMTEAELFRLFYRLFADLTHAGCKVVWLGLPPFEACGTDQEIPRNLSQRIAGFCADQIWDSCYVTDCMMRDPSWNAGGGRFYDNLAMDIHPNTAGQVCIAECCAAWLRQQNGLSW
- the purD gene encoding phosphoribosylamine--glycine ligase — its product is MNILVVGGGGREHALIWKISQSSRVRKIYCAPGNPGIAGLAECVDIAADAIDELKSFALSHAIDLTVVGPEVPLAAGIVDAFEAAGLKIFGPSAKAAELEASKAFAKNIMVRYGIPTAKGQSFTDKNQALTFARSLNGQVVIKADGLAAGKGVVVCFHMEEAEKAIQNMLGEKAFGEAGTTILVEERLEGEEASIIALTDGKSILILPSSQDHKAVYDDDKGPNTGGMGAYSPAPVVDLFMQRKITKEVLEPAVRAMAAEGRPFKGVLYAGMMIHRDQIRVLEFNARFGDPETQPLMMRIQSDIITLMEAVVEERLHTCSLKVDPRAAVCVVMAAGGYPGSYTRGEIIRGLGEAASLPDTVVFHAGTTTGQGAVVSSGGRVLGVTSLGDSVEQAAANAYRAVSRISFTNCHYRKDIAMKAIEKQDRAPRVGIVMGSDSDLPVMMEVVSVLKKFDVPYEMTIASAHRTPEKAALFASSAREKGMGVIIAGAGHAAHLAGAMAAGTTLPIIGVPIDSSALQGLDALLSTVQMPPGVPVATVAIGKPGAYNAGILAVQMLAIADAELAAKLTAFKKEMADKVEEKARTLVP
- a CDS encoding D-alanine--D-alanine ligase family protein; translation: MKQCQLALITGGSSNERDVALAGAKAVEEALDPQAYSVTRYDAAKDIDQLVKDRQSIDFAFLVVHGENGEDGRLQGLLDLLDIPYQGSGVLGSAMACNKLAAKHAFACNGLTTPPWLTFEAYSSKLAEELLQQIGLPLVIKPAHGGSSLGMSIVHHKEDIQKACLICLSCGPSGIAEPYIKGREMTCAVWGYEPVQALPVIEIKPGKQFQFFDYAAKYTPGATEEICPAPIPEALTCEIQNAAILAHKTLYCEGYSRSDFILKNDKELFILETNTLPGMTPTSLLPLAAKTAGISFSKLIDGLIQLRLKKNPL
- a CDS encoding glucosaminidase domain-containing protein, with protein sequence MKKKAFLIPGAAFLSILMGLAVLSVYERRKAGEDFRPEIIIGRVALPDLSLYQGGESLEVLFAREGLGSMQDSRSPLPPSAGEISLELPDFSAYTDVKEKKKAFFQFLRPIVEQENWAVLKERARVLVLWQQFQENRTLSEKGLEQLETLRDRYRVEAAPEEGAAFFREMLMRIDAVPVPLALIQAAKESGWGSSHFAREGNNLFGQWCFEKGCGMVPRMRPEGAIHEVQIFGDVAEAVRAYLWNLNTHSAYEEVRMRRYRMRMEKKELDGRFLAGGLEKYSERGMEYVRILRRMIRANESFMGFDRPDV
- a CDS encoding polysaccharide deacetylase family protein → MNQKTWLPIILMLFFLNGPAWANSPETVVSERNADPQIRIFMYHHFGMENQYPSTSVSTTQFQEHLAYLKANRYTVITLGEALQRLDAGHNLPQKTACITIDDGYLSVWEHGLPLLEKYGYPATLFIATRYVGGRNYLNWEQIRQLQNKGFEIGNHSHSHDYFLNHPTEKIANAFEADLTQSHEIFKQHLTNIPDLYAYPFGEYTEEMMNILKKHGYRAAAAQRSGVVFAGSNRFALPRFPMNLTYGTITGFTEKIRMNALGVVKASPTTPLITGDNPPVLTLSIQNDRIRTDGLQCFVSGQKNCTIEKENRPDGLTLRVRASDRLNPRRTLYTITAPSKDGSEWFWYTYSWVLPESDSGD
- a CDS encoding L-threonylcarbamoyladenylate synthase, giving the protein MSPDIPLLPNGPHCGNSYHPSAAEIEQAALRIRAGGLVIFPTFCLYGMGVDALRPMAIEKVFKAKGRPGNNPLLILAADLASVMSHVKDVSDEASLLMKSFWPGRLTLVLKAKSHLPAGLTAGTGKIGIRIPEHPVAAALVRAAGGPITGTSANLSGQPGVSSLQDLSPELITTADCVLDAGILHGGPGSTVVDATSSPPLILREGALSADKIFRALAGKC